TTCCATTTTCAAAAGGTGTCCGCTTTTTTCCAGGTCCTGCACAATATTTTTGTTAGCCTCAAAAACCGGTAGCCCGGCATAGGCATCTGCTTCCTCAGTAAAAATTCCGCTTTCATCTACAGGCATGATCATGGGCAGTTTGTATTCCAGACCGACCAGATAGTCATCATAACCGTGGCCCGGGGCAATATGCACAAGGCCCGTACCGTCTTCATTAGAAACAAAATTACCCAGCACCACAGGTGATAAACGGTCGGCAAAGGGATGTTTGTATCGCAAATCAAGCAGTTCTTTACCTTTCATGGTTTCCAATACCCGAACTTCTCCCAGTTCCAGTTTCTGCGTCAAAACTTCCTTCAGATCCTCTGCAAAAATCAACAAACCTTTATTGGTTTCGGCCAGAATATAGGTCAAACCGGGATGTACGGCAACAGCCACGTTTGCCGGCAATGTCCATGGTGTTGTAGTCCAGACCAGCAGACTGACCTTTTTATGCTTTTTAAAATCAACAGTAAGAGGAAATTTAACATATATCGACGGTGACTTTTCATCATCATATTCAATCTCGGCTTCAGCCAGCGCTGTTTTGCAGTGAAAACACCAGTGAATAGGTTTTTTGCCCTGATAAATAAGATTGTTATCAGCCAGCTTGCCGAACAATTCGATTACCGCTTTTTCATATAAAGGATCAAGAGTTAAATAAGGTTTGGCAAAATCACCGAAAATACCCAGATGTTTAAACTGCTCTTTTTGCTGCTCTACATATTTCAATGCATATGCTTTACATTGGTCCCTGAATTCATCAATTTCGCTTTCCTTAATATCTTTCTTTTTTAAATCTTTAAGCAGCTGGGTCTCGATAGGTAGTCCGTGACAGTCCCAGCCGGGAACATAAGGAGAAAAATGACCTTTAAGCAAATGATATTTAACAACAATGTCCTTAAGTATTTTGTTCAGGGCATGGCCCAGATGAATATTGCCATTGGGATATGGCGGGCCGTCATGCAGAATAAAAGATTCATTACCTTTATTCTGTTCCAGACGCAGAAAATACGGGTTTTCCTTTTCCCATTTCTGAACCAGTTGCGGCTCAATCTGGGTAAGCCCGGCTTTCATGGGCATTTCCGTCTGCGGTAAATTTAAGCTGTCTTTATATGATTTCTCTGTCATGTCTTTATGGAGCTTATTATATAAAGAATCTGAAAGTCTGACCAGTTAGAAATTGATTGATAGAATTTTCCCGCCTCTCTCCGTCCTTCAGACACCTCTCNNNNNNNNNNNNNNNNNNNNNNNNNNNNNNNNNNNNNNNNNNNNNNNNNNNNNNNNNNNNNNNNNNNNNNNNNNNNNNNNNNNNNNNNNNNNNNNNNNNNTGGAGAGGGGTTGGGGGTGAGGCGGTTGAGGTTAGCTATTATTGATTACACTCTTTATACGAAAAATCGCTTTTTTATGAATTTGCGAAATACGCGATTCGGACAGGTCCATTATCAGGCTGATTTCTTTGAGTGACAATTCCTGCTCGTAGTACAAGCTGAGGACCAGCTTTTCATTTTTAGCCAAACCTTCTATAGTTGCCGTTAAAAGCTGCGTACGTTCACTATCGATTATCGCGTCTAAATAATCATCCTCAGTAGACAAACGATCCATGACCCGCAGATTGTCATCGTCTTCCACAAAATTATCCAGTGAAACCAGGTAAGCCCCGCTGGTTTCCTCCAGCATTTTTTCCAGTTTATCCGGACTAACATGTAGAGCTAAGGCCACTTCTTCATCGGTGGGCAGCCGGTTAAACTTCTGTTCCAACTCAGTATAAACATCCATGAGTTGTTTTTGTTTACGCACAATGGTCTGACCGCCGAAACTGCTTTTGCGGATTTCATCCAGTATGGCTCCCTTAATTTTTATATAGGCATAAGTTTGAAATTTTACGTTTTTTGAAACATCAAAATGCCGCGCAGCTTCTATGAGCCCCCAGTTGCCTATACTTACGAGGTCCTCTTTATCCATACCAGAGGGCAAATGGATTTCCATGCGGGATATGACATATTTAACCAGAGCCAGGTTTTCTTCAACCAGTTTGCTAATACTGTCTTCATCGATAACGGTATTATAATGCTGGAGGGGGGTTATCATTGAGGTTTTGTGGTTTCTTTTTTCGCGGCGGCTTTTTTTATCGCAGATTTCATTACCTGATTCTCCAGTAAAGCCTCAATGGTAATAACTCCGAGCAGATTACCTAAAATGTAAAAAACGCAGAACACAAGTATGGTTCTGATTGCCAGCGTCTGATAGGACAGGTTTACAAACAACCCTTCAGCAAAAACTATAATCGAGGCAATAATGGCAAATAATGTACTGTATTTTTTAATCATGGTTCCAGCCGAAATATCGCCCGGCTATCTCAAAGAAATTTTTAAAAGTTTTATTGGTATCAGCTGTTTTATTGGTAATGCATTTACTGAGCTTTAATATTTCCAGGCTGGCGTCAGCTCCGGGATAACTCAGCACTAACGGTTTTTGCTGTTTTACTGCTATGGGCATCATCCTGTCATATTTTATAAACCCCAGATAATTTAATTCTTTAGCTAAAAATTTTTCACTGACATTAAATAAAATCTGGAAAACTCTTTTGGCATCCTGTTCGCTTTTAGCCAGATTAATTACCACGTTAATTTTGATATTACAATTGTATTGATTTACTACCTTAACAATGGCATAAGCATCAGACATGGAGGTAGGTTCCGGTGTGGATATAACAATAATTTCATCCGCGGCCAGAAGAAAATTTATAACATTGTTGCCCAATCCCGCTCCGGTATCTATAAAAATATAATCAGGTTTATGCTTAGCCTGATAAATTTCCAGCTGCTCGAAAAAACGCAATTTCTGAATTTCTGTAAGTGTAGTAAGATTGGCCATTCCGGAAACACCCGGTATGATTTTTACCTGATAAGGGCCATCAATAATAATTTCCTCAATACTTTTATTATCCAGGATCACGTGACTGATATTAAATTTGGGGATTACACCCATCATAATATCAATATTAGCTGTACCCAGATCAGCGTCAAGCACCAGGACTTTTTTACCCTGTTCCTTGGAAAGCATCAGAGCCAGGTTTAAGGTCAAATTGGTTTTGCCAACCCCTCCTTTTCCACTTGTGAAAGCAATAATTTTAGCCAAAGGTCTGGAGCTTTGTTTTTCATATTCAGCACTCATTTTTTTCATCTTTACTAGAAGACGAAGATTATCTGCCTGATCCATGTTATTCCCCCGAATAACTAATTATATCTGAAAAGATTATATTTGCTACTTTTTCCGGATAAGCGACTTCAAAATCATCCGGCACATTCTGACCGTTGGTAAAATATGTTAATTCCTTATTATATTTGGATACCATATCCACAATAATCCCGCAGGATTCTGTCTCGTCCAGCTTGGTTATAATTATCTTGTTGCCACCCAAAACTTCGTATTTTCTGATTGTATTATAAATATCTTTTGGCTTAGCGGTAGCGCTGACCACGAGATGGGTGTCTATAAACGAATTCTTTAAAAACTTTTTAAGTTCCAGTATCTGTTCGTTATTTTTCGGAGAACGACCGGCAGTATCAATGAGGATGAGGTCTGCGGATTTAAATTTTCTCAGAACTTTGGAAAAATCCTCCAGATTAAAGACAACTTCCAGCGGTATACCGATAATGTTAGCATAGTTCCTGAGCTGCTCTATAGCTGCGATCCTGAAAGTATCGATTGTGATCAGAGCTACATTTTTTTTCTGGATCAGGCTGAAATTTGCAGCCATCTTGGCTATGGTTGTGGTTTTTCCAACTCCGGTGGGTCCAACCAGCGCCACAATTTTTTTGCTGTTTTCACTTTCCAGGTCCAGAGGATAAACCGTGCCGAGCATGGAAGTAATTTTTTGTTTGATATAGGTAAAAATTTTATTGCTGTTTTCCAGTTCCTGTCCTTTGAAATTGGTCTCCACTTCCTGCAGGATATTGATA
The genomic region above belongs to Candidatus Margulisiibacteriota bacterium and contains:
- a CDS encoding class I tRNA ligase family protein; translation: MTEKSYKDSLNLPQTEMPMKAGLTQIEPQLVQKWEKENPYFLRLEQNKGNESFILHDGPPYPNGNIHLGHALNKILKDIVVKYHLLKGHFSPYVPGWDCHGLPIETQLLKDLKKKDIKESEIDEFRDQCKAYALKYVEQQKEQFKHLGIFGDFAKPYLTLDPLYEKAVIELFGKLADNNLIYQGKKPIHWCFHCKTALAEAEIEYDDEKSPSIYVKFPLTVDFKKHKKVSLLVWTTTPWTLPANVAVAVHPGLTYILAETNKGLLIFAEDLKEVLTQKLELGEVRVLETMKGKELLDLRYKHPFADRLSPVVLGNFVSNEDGTGLVHIAPGHGYDDYLVGLEYKLPMIMPVDESGIFTEEADAYAGLPVFEANKNIVQDLEKSGHLLKME
- a CDS encoding FliA/WhiG family RNA polymerase sigma factor, translated to MITPLQHYNTVIDEDSISKLVEENLALVKYVISRMEIHLPSGMDKEDLVSIGNWGLIEAARHFDVSKNVKFQTYAYIKIKGAILDEIRKSSFGGQTIVRKQKQLMDVYTELEQKFNRLPTDEEVALALHVSPDKLEKMLEETSGAYLVSLDNFVEDDDNLRVMDRLSTEDDYLDAIIDSERTQLLTATIEGLAKNEKLVLSLYYEQELSLKEISLIMDLSESRISQIHKKAIFRIKSVINNS
- a CDS encoding MinD/ParA family protein; the encoded protein is MDQADNLRLLVKMKKMSAEYEKQSSRPLAKIIAFTSGKGGVGKTNLTLNLALMLSKEQGKKVLVLDADLGTANIDIMMGVIPKFNISHVILDNKSIEEIIIDGPYQVKIIPGVSGMANLTTLTEIQKLRFFEQLEIYQAKHKPDYIFIDTGAGLGNNVINFLLAADEIIVISTPEPTSMSDAYAIVKVVNQYNCNIKINVVINLAKSEQDAKRVFQILFNVSEKFLAKELNYLGFIKYDRMMPIAVKQQKPLVLSYPGADASLEILKLSKCITNKTADTNKTFKNFFEIAGRYFGWNHD
- the flhF gene encoding flagellar biosynthesis protein FlhF; this translates as MRIKKYEAQDMKEAIKMIKKDFGADAIILHSRTINKGGLFGFFGKEMVEVMAGVDINIMEQEEQKNEPFIPKITPLSARVKEKDPGTRTVESIFTPKVVEKSEESMPITSSLEKKVSFLSKEMEDIKDTLNIIMKKVANSPHPMISPKLILYYKTLEHLGIAEDTIINILQEVETNFKGQELENSNKIFTYIKQKITSMLGTVYPLDLESENSKKIVALVGPTGVGKTTTIAKMAANFSLIQKKNVALITIDTFRIAAIEQLRNYANIIGIPLEVVFNLEDFSKVLRKFKSADLILIDTAGRSPKNNEQILELKKFLKNSFIDTHLVVSATAKPKDIYNTIRKYEVLGGNKIIITKLDETESCGIIVDMVSKYNKELTYFTNGQNVPDDFEVAYPEKVANIIFSDIISYSGE